CGTCGTTCGTCTGGTTTTCGTTCACGTGCCTAATTTCCGACCGCAGGGCGTGGTTACTTTTTGGTAAGCACTGCCCTGTAGCACCACGCTCCTGAGGACCGGCCGAACCTATCGGTCGCGAACCTTGAGGGGGCCGAATGCTTACGACGTATCTTCACTACGGGCTGCTGATTGCCTTGGCAATCGCGCTGGTTTTTGCTGCGGTCACCGATATCCAGCGGCGCCAGATCGACAACTGGCTCAATGCCGCGATCGCGCTTGGCGCCCCGGTGTTCTGGTGGACCAGCGGAATGGCGCTGTGGCCCGACGTTGCCTGGCAGTTCGGCTTTTCGGTAATCGCGGCCGCGATCCTGATCGGCATGTATGCCATCAAGCTGATGGGCGGCGGCGATCTGAAGCTGCTG
The Erythrobacter sp. JK5 DNA segment above includes these coding regions:
- a CDS encoding prepilin peptidase; translation: MLTTYLHYGLLIALAIALVFAAVTDIQRRQIDNWLNAAIALGAPVFWWTSGMALWPDVAWQFGFSVIAAAILIGMYAIKLMGGGDLKLLIALSLWLDPLKFLDMLIVMAIVGGGLAAFFVVRKFILQLKGKAQLPYGVAISAGALWVIAANYIPAEMLAGNLG